The proteins below come from a single Malus sylvestris chromosome 3, drMalSylv7.2, whole genome shotgun sequence genomic window:
- the LOC126617176 gene encoding tyrosine--tRNA ligase, chloroplastic/mitochondrial-like, protein MNDDWVMTGEPEQRPTSSIQKSLSGRPNVVEILEERGLLESITSGHLRQSCSDPNLPHLKVYCGFDPTAESLHLGNLIGIVVLSWFQRCGHHLVALIGGATARVGDPSGKSLERPELDLDTLSRNTTGVTNTITRILGGISILNNYDWWKEVRLLEFLKDVGRYARVGRMIAKESVKKRLESEQGMSHTEFTYQLLQGHQIHFLSLSRHPSCSPPLPRLCRRGLAAISDKLQPTPAFLY, encoded by the exons ATGAATGACGACTGGGTGATGACTGGAGAACCGGAGCAGAGGCCTACCTCGTCAATTCAGAAG TCCTTGTCCGGGCGTCCAAATGTGGTTGAAATTCTTGAAGAGAGAGGGTTGCTTGAATCCATCACCAGTGGGCATTTAAGGCAATCCTGCTCCGACCCCAATCTCCCTCATCTCAAAGTCTATTGTGGGTTTGACCCAACTGCCGAATCCTTGCACTTGGGAAACCTTATTGGAATTGTTGTCCTCTCATGGTTCCAAAGATGTGGGCATCACCTTGTTGCTTTGATCGGTGGTGCCACCGCTCGTGTTGGAGACCCTTCCGGAAAGAGCTTGGAAAGACCCGAGCTCGACCTTGATACTCTGTCCCGAAACACCACAGGAGTAACCAATACGATTACGAGAATTCTGGGTGGGATTTCCATCTTGAATAATTATGATTGGTGGAAAGAGGTTCGGTTGTTAGAGTTTCTCAAAGATGTGGGTCGGTATGCAAGAGTGGGGAGAATGATAGCGAAGGAGAGTGTGAAGAAGAGGTTGGAGTCAGAACAAGGAATGAGCCATACTGAGTTCACTTACCAGTTATTGCAGGGACACCAGATCcatttcctctctctttctagACACCCTTCGTGCTCTCCGCCTCTGCCTCGCCTCTGCCGTCGTGGTCTTGCCGCCATCTCCGACAAGCTTCAACCCACACCCGCATTTCTCTATTAG